The Gammaproteobacteria bacterium genomic sequence GGGAATCTCTTCCCGACATGCCGTCGCCAAAGTGTGGGCGACCTACGAGCCACGGCCCATGCCGCTTTTGCGAGTCCCCGGTCCCGACCTTAGACATCGCCTCTTTGCGGGTGCGGCCTGGCTCTTTGCACCAGCTTGTTCAGCGCGTTCAAATATGCCCTGGCCGAAGCGATGACGATATCGGTGTCCGCGCCCTGCCCGTTGACTATACGCCCGGCCTTTTCCAGCCGCACGGTCACCTCGCCTTGTGCGTCGGTGCCGCTGGTGATGGCGTTAACCGAATAAAGCTGCAACTGCGTGTTGCTCATAACTACTGCCTCGATGGCCTTGAACGACGCATCCACCGGCCCGCCGCCAGCGGCCTCGCCGTGGCGCTCCTCGCCGTCCACGCTGACGGTCACGCGAGCCACCGGCGTCTCGCCCGTCTCCGAGCACACGCGCAGGGCGGCGAGCTTGTAGTGCTCGCTCTCAGCCTCGACCTGCGCTTCGGTGACCAGCGATTGCAAATCCTCATCGTAGATTTCGTGTTTCTTGTCTGCAAGATCCTTGAATCGCGAGAATGCAATGTTGAGTTCCTCTTCCGAGGAGAGCGCGATGCCCAGTTCCTCCAGCCGCCGGCGAAACGCATTACGCCCGGAAAGCTTGCCCAGCACGATGCGGTTGTCCGACCAGCCGACGTCCTGCGCACGCATGATTTCGTAAGTCTCGCGCGCCTTGAGCACCCCGTCCTGATGAATGCCGGATTCATGCGCGAACGCGTTGGCGCCGACAATGGCCTTATTGGGCTGCACCGCATAACCGGTGATCCCGGAGACCAGCTTGGAGGTCGGCACGATCTGTGTCGCATCCAACGTTGTATCGCAGTCGAACACGTCCTGACGCGTGCGCACACTCATGACGATCTCTTCGAGACTGGCGTTGCCGGCACGCTCGCCCAGCCCGTTGATGGTGCACTCGACCTGTCGCGCGCCGTTCATCACCGCCGCCAGCGAATTGGCCACGGCCATGCCGAGATCGTTGTGACAATGCGTGGACCAGATCACCTTGTCGCTGCCCTCCACGCGCTCGATGAGTTCGCGCATACGCTCGCCCCACAACGCCGGGACGCTGTAACCGACTGTGTCCGGCACGTTGATGGTCGTCGCACCCGCCTTGATCACCGCGTCAAACACGCGCACCAGAAAATCCATCTCCGAGCGCACCGCGTCCTCGGCGGAAAATTCCACGTCGTCGGTATACTGCCGCGCGCGCTTGACCGCCGCCACAGCCTGCTCGAACACCTGATCCGGGGTCATACGCAGCTTGTTCTGCATATGGATGGGAGAAGTGGCGATGAAGGTATGGATACGCCCCGAATTTGCATCTTTAAGCGCCTCGCCGGCCCGATCGATGTCCATGTCCGTAGCCCGCGCCAGAGCGCAAACGGTGCTGTCTTTCACCGTACGCGCCACCGCCCGCACCGCCTCGAAATCGCCCGGGCTCGAGAT encodes the following:
- a CDS encoding 2-isopropylmalate synthase — protein: MAAKSKLIIFDTTLRDGEQSPGASMTKEEKVRIAKALERMRVDVIEAGFPISSPGDFEAVRAVARTVKDSTVCALARATDMDIDRAGEALKDANSGRIHTFIATSPIHMQNKLRMTPDQVFEQAVAAVKRARQYTDDVEFSAEDAVRSEMDFLVRVFDAVIKAGATTINVPDTVGYSVPALWGERMRELIERVEGSDKVIWSTHCHNDLGMAVANSLAAVMNGARQVECTINGLGERAGNASLEEIVMSVRTRQDVFDCDTTLDATQIVPTSKLVSGITGYAVQPNKAIVGANAFAHESGIHQDGVLKARETYEIMRAQDVGWSDNRIVLGKLSGRNAFRRRLEELGIALSSEEELNIAFSRFKDLADKKHEIYDEDLQSLVTEAQVEAESEHYKLAALRVCSETGETPVARVTVSVDGEERHGEAAGGGPVDASFKAIEAVVMSNTQLQLYSVNAITSGTDAQGEVTVRLEKAGRIVNGQGADTDIVIASARAYLNALNKLVQRARPHPQRGDV